TACTGCTGTGACTCTCTTAGAAAGGTATGCAGAGGGAAATCGCAATTTTAGTGAAGCGAACTTGGGTGATGCTGACTTGCAAGGTGTTGATCTCAAAGGATCTGATTTGAGTTATGCTGACTTAAGTGAAGCTAATCTCAATGGTGCGAATCTCAGAGGCTGTTACCTCAGTTTTGCAAATCTCAGTCAAGCTAATTTGCAAGATGCTGATCTTCGGGGAGCTTTGTTATTTTCGGCGGATCTACGTCAAGCTGACCTTAAGGGAGCGCAACTGGAAAAAGCAGATTGCGATCGCAGCACGCATTTTCCTGATAATTTTGATCCCGCATCAGTGGGATTGCAGATTAAAGAGGGTTAATTAACCTCAATTTTTTCTTTGGTGTTTCTGGTGCTGGTTCACTGCTGGAACTGTAGCATCAACAGTATCAACTGCCAATTCTGATATATTCTCTATGATCTAGACCTGATCAGGACTTACGCAAATTTATGAAAAAACGAACCACGTTCGCGAAGCGTCTCCCCTTCTCCCAAAGGGAGAGGCTAGCGCCAAGGGAGAAGGACACAAAGGACACAAAGTCAAGAGGGTTTCAGAGAGTTCTTGCGTAAGTCCTACTGATAATATCCCATTGGATAGTTGAAACATAGTGGGAAAAATTGTCATATTTTTGCGATATTGATTACTATTCAGGGTTGATATCTATTGGTTAAGGGCGATTTGAATTATCAAAAAATTCACCCGTGACTCAGATTCTAATCTACTACTTTCAATAATCCTCTTTGCAAAGCATCAAACACTCGACTAATTTGCAGCCGTTCTTCTTCGTTAAAGCCTTCTTTAGACAGCAGCGTTGACATTAATAACTGCTGATGGTAGCGGCTAATTCTGCCAATAGCGAAGATGTCCTTTAATAGCTTCTCTAACGGTATTTGGTTTGAGGAACCGGTAGTTTGCATATTCTTTATGAAAAAAGGTTCAAGATTGTATAACTTATGCATCTTAATATAAAGCTTTTTAGCAAAAATGCCCTTAGTAGCACTACTGAAGAATAAATAATAAGTAATTGTTACGGACAAAATAAATGAGTATTGACCGCAAAGGTAGCACTACTCAAGAATACACAATAGCTGATTTTTACTGTCCTGCCTCCCCTGCTACTGGTTTTCGGTAAAATAACTTGGGAACTCAGCAATCAAGAATTTAAAGATCATGGAATTAGCACGTATTGGGATTATTGGTGGTAGTGGTATATACAAAATGGCAGACCTGAAGGATGTGGAAGAGGTACAAATTGAAACTCCTTTTGGTTCGCCTTCTGATGCTTTGATTTTGGGAACGCTGTCAGGAACAAGAGTCGCATTTTTAGCTCGTCATGGTCGTAATCATACTCTATTGCCTTCTGAGTTGCCGTTTCGCGCCAATATCTATGCAATGAAGCAAGTGGGTGTAGAGTATTTAATTTCGGCTAGTGCTGTAGGTTCCTTAAAGGCTGAAGCGAAACCACTGGATATGGTTATCCCAGATCAGTTTATTGATAGAACCAAAAATCGGGTTTCGACGTTTTTCGGTGAGGGAATTGTGGCTCACATTGCTTTTGGTGATCCGATATGTCAAAATTTAGCCGGGGTGTTAGCAGATGCGATCGCTTCTCTAAATTTACCAGATGTTGGTCTACATCGTGGCGGCACTTATGTGTGCATGGAAGGGCCAGCATTTTCCACAAAGGCGGAATCCCATCTTTACCGCAGTTGGGATGCAACAGTGATTGGAATGACGAACTTACCAGAGGCGAAGTTAGCCAGGGAAGCAGAAATTG
The window above is part of the Nodularia spumigena CCY9414 genome. Proteins encoded here:
- a CDS encoding pentapeptide repeat-containing protein, with the translated sequence MSETNSQQMINTAVTLLERYAEGNRNFSEANLGDADLQGVDLKGSDLSYADLSEANLNGANLRGCYLSFANLSQANLQDADLRGALLFSADLRQADLKGAQLEKADCDRSTHFPDNFDPASVGLQIKEG
- a CDS encoding S-methyl-5'-thioadenosine phosphorylase, giving the protein MELARIGIIGGSGIYKMADLKDVEEVQIETPFGSPSDALILGTLSGTRVAFLARHGRNHTLLPSELPFRANIYAMKQVGVEYLISASAVGSLKAEAKPLDMVIPDQFIDRTKNRVSTFFGEGIVAHIAFGDPICQNLAGVLADAIASLNLPDVGLHRGGTYVCMEGPAFSTKAESHLYRSWDATVIGMTNLPEAKLAREAEIAYATLALVTDYDCWHPDHDSVTVEMVIANLQRNAVNAQKAIQETVRRLSENPPVSDAHSALKYAILTQLDKAPAATKEKLGLLLRKYLS